A window from Rhizosphaericola mali encodes these proteins:
- a CDS encoding pyridoxal phosphate-dependent decarboxylase family protein, with translation MKYWKRLSASEQDRIITEALEKNISYAQNSYSLGVPASQLDEKVFDDKVSFLKDAPLLRTYVANPNHIGCHTMGNSELFFAGTQKLEAEVIELLSVDVLHAEENSCDGFIAAGGTEANLQACWIYRNYYAKEFGAKNVEIVIISSEDTHYSIPKASNLLSIDWISVPVDPESREIRSEEVKSLVQKAVAQGKKYFIVVTNMGTTMFGSVDDPHIYSDVFKQMNLPFCMHVDGAFGGFIYPISQPENLLNFHSTDVISITLDAHKMLQAPYGTGVFLIRKNWMKYVYTEEAQYVHGMDITLNGSRSGTNAVAVWMILNTYGPFGWLEKINKLLYRTTYLCDKLLTRKISFYRNTSMNIVTIKANAIKEDVAEKYGLVPDSHDQPNWYKIVVMDHVDLDILEKFIADLDK, from the coding sequence ATGAAATATTGGAAAAGATTATCTGCATCTGAACAAGATCGTATCATCACTGAAGCATTGGAAAAAAATATCAGCTATGCGCAAAATAGTTATTCGCTCGGCGTTCCTGCTTCTCAATTGGACGAAAAAGTGTTTGATGATAAGGTTTCTTTTCTAAAAGATGCACCGCTTTTACGTACTTATGTTGCCAATCCCAATCATATCGGCTGTCATACTATGGGCAATTCCGAATTGTTTTTTGCGGGCACGCAAAAATTGGAGGCGGAAGTAATCGAACTATTATCTGTAGATGTTTTGCATGCGGAAGAAAATAGTTGCGACGGATTTATTGCAGCAGGAGGGACGGAAGCCAATCTGCAAGCTTGTTGGATTTATCGTAATTATTATGCCAAAGAATTTGGAGCAAAAAATGTGGAAATCGTAATAATTAGTTCGGAGGATACGCACTATTCTATTCCCAAAGCGTCTAATTTATTGTCTATTGATTGGATTTCAGTTCCTGTTGATCCCGAATCAAGAGAAATCCGCTCCGAGGAAGTGAAATCGTTGGTTCAAAAAGCCGTTGCCCAAGGTAAAAAATACTTTATAGTTGTTACTAATATGGGCACGACTATGTTTGGAAGTGTGGATGATCCGCATATTTATTCAGATGTATTCAAACAAATGAATTTGCCATTTTGCATGCATGTTGATGGTGCATTTGGAGGATTTATTTACCCGATTAGTCAACCCGAAAATTTACTCAATTTTCATAGTACCGATGTGATTTCCATCACTTTAGATGCGCATAAAATGTTGCAAGCACCTTATGGAACGGGCGTATTTCTCATTCGGAAAAATTGGATGAAATATGTTTATACGGAGGAGGCGCAATATGTTCACGGGATGGATATTACCCTCAATGGTAGTCGTAGTGGAACCAATGCGGTGGCTGTTTGGATGATTTTGAATACCTATGGACCGTTTGGATGGTTGGAAAAAATCAACAAATTACTGTATCGAACGACTTATTTGTGTGACAAGTTACTCACTAGAAAAATTTCCTTTTATAGAAATACATCCATGAATATCGTAACTATAAAAGCCAATGCGATAAAAGAAGATGTGGCCGAAAAATATGGTTTGGTTCCAGATTCACACGATCAACCTAATTGGTATAAAATTGTGGTAATGGACCATGTGGATCTGGATATTTTGGAAAAATTTATTGCGGATTTGGATAAATAA